The Triticum aestivum cultivar Chinese Spring chromosome 5A, IWGSC CS RefSeq v2.1, whole genome shotgun sequence genomic sequence atgttgcttttaatgaaaacctcagaaaaaaggtgccaaccaatattttaattgatagaatctctgaacttaatgatgatttggctattcgaaataatgagctagaaTACTCTCTTGAGtctaggctcacaaagttctgtcaaaagaatgcttataatgatgaattggttgtacaatacgaagggccgaaagaggaacctatacctcctaaaattgatcttggagacttctgtcctattaaatttagcccttttgattacttttgcttgcctcaaagaaaacttgctgctgaacgtagagaatatgaaatgagcttcaccgatctatcttattactatggcaatacttagatctatcctcgcttttatgcctagccaggggcgttaaacgatagcgcttgttgggaggcaacccaattttatttttattccttgctttttgctcctgcttagtaataaataaattatttagcctctgttttggttgtgttttttgtgtttaattagtgtttgtgccaagtagaaccgttgggaagacttggggaaagtcttgttgaacttgctataaaaacagaaactttagcgctcacgagaactgctgtcatttttatttgaagagtgatatttatttaattctttttgaatatgattaatagataaattactcacgtacataaatttattttagaatttttggggttccagatcttgatctagctacagattactacagactgttctgttttttgacagattctgtttttcgtgtgttgtttgcttattttgatgaatctatggctagtagaatagtttataatccatagagaagttggaatacagtagttttaacactaatataaataaagaatgagttcattacagtaccttgaagtggtcttttgttttctttctctaacggagctcacgagttttctattttgagttttgtgttgtgaagttttcaagttttgggtgaattcttttgatggattatggaacaaggagtggcaagagcctaagcttggggatgcccatggcacccccaagaaaatccaaggacaccaagaagtcaaagcttagggatgccccgggaggcatcccctctttcatccacttccatcggtaatttacttggagctatatttttattcaccaacatgatatgtgttttgcttggagcgtcttgtattatttgtgtctttgtgtcttagtatgccacaatcatccttgctgtacacaccttttgagagagccatacatgaattaaaatttgatagaatactctatgtgcttcacttatatattttgagctaagtagttttgctctatgtgcttcacttatatcttttgagcgttataattttgctctatgtgcttcacttagatcttttagagcacggtgatggatttgttttaaagaaactattgatctctcatgcttcacttaaattatttttagagtctcttaatagcatggtaatttgcttaataataatatgcttggtattcaagatttgtgaaactttcttttgagtgtgttgaatactaagaaaagattgaagcttgataattgttttgatagatggaggtgataatattaaagtcatgctagttgagtagttgtgaatttaaagaatacttgtgttaaagtttgtgattcccgtagcatgcacgtatggtgaaccattatgtgatgaagtcggagcatgatttatttattgattgtctttcttatgagtgacggtcggggacgagcaatggtcttttcctaccaatctatcccccaaggagcatgcgcgtaatactttgctttgataacttctagatttttgcaataagtatatgagttctctatgactaatgttgagtccatggattatacgcactctcacccttccacctttattagcctctctaataccgcgcacctttcgccggtatcatacgccTACCATATACCTttcttaaaacagccaccatacctacctattatggcatttccatagccattccgagatatattgccatgcaactttccaccatctagttcatcatgacacattcatcattgtcatattgcatatcccggtacaccgccggatgcattcacatagagtcatattttgttctaagtatcgagttgtaattgttgagttataagaaaaataaaagtgtgatgatcatcattattagagcattgtcccaagtgaggaaagaatgacggagactatgattcccccataagtcgggatgagactccggatgaaaaataaataaaagaggccaaagaagcccaaataaaaagaggccataaaaaagagaaaaggcccaaataaaaaatataaaaaaatgatagaaaaagagagaagggacaatgttactatcctcttaccacaattgtgcttcaaagtagcaccatgatgttcatagtagagagtctctcatattatcactttcatatactagtgggaattttacattatagaacttggcttgtatattcgaatgatgggcttcctcaaattgccctaggtcttcatgagcaagcaagttggatgcacacccacttagtttctttttgagctttcatatacttatagctctagtgcatccgttgcatggcaatccctactcactcacattgatatctattgatgggcatctccatagcccgttgatacgcctagttgatgtgagactatcttcccctcctttttgtcttctccacaaccaccattctattccacctatagtgctatatccatggctcatgctcatgtattgcgtgaagattgaaaaagttttgaaaaagttagaatatgaaacaattgcttggcttgtcatcggggttgtgcatgatttaaatactttgtgtggtgaagatagagcatagccagactatattattttgtagggataactttccttggccatgttattttgagaagacataattgctttgttagtatgcttgaagtactattatttttatgtcaatataaacttttgtcttgaatctttcgaatctgaatattcgtatcacaattaagaaggtttgcattgaaattatgccaagtagcactccgcatcaaaaattctctttttatcatttacctactcgaggacgagcaggaattaagcttggggatgcctgatacgtctccgacgtatctataatttttgattgctccatgctatattatctactgttttggactatattgggctttattttccacttttatattatttttgggactaacctattaaccggaggcccagcctagaattgctgttttttgcctatttcagtgtttcgaagaaacggagtccaaacggaatagaaccttcgggaacgtgattttctcaccgaacgtgatccaggagacatggaccctgctccaaggaacaaaagaggcggtcacgagggtggggggcgcccccctagggcgcgcccctacctcgtgggcccctcggtgctcctccggcgtactccttcctcctatatatacctacgtacccccaaatgatcagaagaggagctaaaaacctaattccaccgccgcaactttctgtatccacgagatcccatcttagggcctgttccggagctccgccggaagagggtcgtcatcacggagggcttctacatcatcatagcctttccgatgaagtgtgagtagctagatggcttcttctatctctttgaatctcaatacaaagtccccccctctcttgtggagatctattcgatgtaatcttctttttgcggtgtgtttgttgagaccgatgaattgtgggtttatgatcaagtctatctatgaataatatttgaatcttctctgaattcttttatgtatgagtggttatctttgcaagtctcttcgaattattcgtttggtttggccaactagattggtagttcttgccatgggagaagtgcttagctttgggttcgatcttgcggtgaccttacccagtgacagaaggggcagcaaggcacgtattgtatcgttgccatcgaggataacaagatggggtttatttcatattgcatgaatttatctctctacatcatgtcatcttgcttaaggcgttactctgtttttaacttaatactctagatgcatgctagatagcggtcgatgagtggagtaatagtagtagatgcagaatcgtttcggtctacttgtcacggacgtgatgcctatatacatgatcatgcctagatattctcataactatgctcaattctgtcaattgctcaacaataatttgttcacccaccgtagaatacttatgctcttgagagaagccactagtgaaacctatggtccccgggtctattctcatcatatcaatctccatcactttaatcttgctttgcttgtttactttgcttttattttttactttgcatctttttaccaaaaataccaaaaatattatatctatcagatatcactctcgtaagtgaccgtgaagggattgacaacccctaatcgcgttggttgcgagtagctatcgttttgtgcaggtacaagggacttgagcgtgtcctcctactggattgatacctcggttctcaaaaactgagggaaatacttacgctactctgctgcatcatcccttcctcttcggggaaaaccaacgcaagctcaagacgtagcacttccCCCAACAATGGGCCGGGCATCATCAATTTATATTACATGAGTTTGGCTATGTACAGAAGCACCTACGCTCCAATCGATGTGTATTTTCCTAGTACATGTGAGCACCAAAGTGACATGGATTTTCCCAGACAATTGTTGAGCATGGCCACAGAATGGACCTATGAAAATACTAGGGTTCTCACTGAGTTGTTTGTGGAGCAAGTGAAGGCTGCAAATAGGCCAAACAATTATTTGATGCCAAATGCATTTGAGGAGGTGTGAAGGAAATTCAAGATGTGAATCAGGCTCGAATACAAATATGTCTGATTTAAAATCAAATGGGACAAGCTAAAAGGTGATCACAACATATTCCCGAAACTCAAGTTGCGGGATACCGAATGGGGATGTGACTTTGAGGAAAACCACCATGCGGAGAGGTGCACCCCTACTAATCCTATGGAGAAATTAGAAAAGACCCGCTCCTCCAAGCGGATGCAATTGCATAGAGAGGGCCTTTGTTGTTTTGAAAATGAAATGCAAAATACTACTCAAGATTGATTGAAACACAAAAAATGATTGTTGCGGCAATTATGACGCTGCATAACTACATTCTCCTTCATGACAAGGATGACTTCAACTAGTTTCAGTGTGTTACGGATCTGAATTATGTTCCACCAATGCCGGAAAGATACTATAAGTAAGGTATATTCATCAAATTTGCCGAGAGCCAGCGCTTTGGCTCTCGGCTTAGCTGAAATAAGTCAGCGTATACAGTTTTTCCAGTATTGTAAGTGCTCCCATGATACCAGCTTGAAAATTACAATTTTAGATGTGTAATTTTTTTGTGAATGTTCAGAACACATGTGTCTACAACCcctaaaaattcagatcaaaatccgAAATATacaaagagaaacaaaaaagacaagtcGAGATGTGAATAGTACCATGCCCAAAAACTGTCAAGAGCCCAAATTTTATAAATGGTAGACTAAAACAAAGTGACCATGCCCCCATTAATTGTGCATGATTAGCAGAGGCCATAGAGTAACGTCCATGGGTAATTTGGAATGAGTGCAACTCGAGAGTCTTCAACAACATCTTGAGAGTCATTGACAAGATCCGAGATGAAACGTGCAAGTGGGTGTTAGCCGGGGCTCAACACTTGAGTGATATTATGTTGGGAGAGTAGGCATTTGTTTCGCCTCCGGGTTAGCAACTTTCTTAAGCTCATTCTTAATTAATGAATGTGTCAAATCTTTTGCCCTTCCAAAAAAAAGTGCAGGCTTGATTTTATGGAACTGAACTTGGGATGTATACCACCAAACTAAAGGTTGATAAATGAATTCAATGCACACGAGTTAATGAGCAGGTGCCACAGTGTTCAAAGCCACACATCGTACAAGGAATCAAAGATGTGCCTTCTTGTGCTCAATCCCGATGGAACCAACAGTACAGCAAAGCAATCACTATTTTGTAGAGCATCTCATGTTTTCTGCTGCAATGCGGCTTATTTGTGAGTGACTCATCGTAATTTCGGGCGTATTTTGGACGGTTGCCAATTCCTGTACGTGGTTTTCGTTGAAAAGATTGCAGCAAGTGACagagaggggaaacagaggagaAGGTAGGAAAACTCATTTTATTCCAGCACCGATCATCACCCAACATTTTATTCCAGAATCATGCGTGAGTGCATGGACGCAGCATGCACTCTCTCAGGTCTCAGCTAGGCTAAGCTATAGTCTCTTATCATCTCTCATGGAGGGAGGTAGCCTACCTATAGCTGAGCCCTACGCGCTAGTGATGTAGCGAGCGAGGGAGGGGTCCTTGGCGTACTGGCAGAAGCACGCCTGCTGCGCGCGCAGGTTGCCACAGCACGCGTCGCTCGGCTTCGCGCCGGTGGTGATCGCGGGCATGCACACCGTCAGCTGCCCCACCTCGCACGCCGCGAGCGCCCCGCCTGGCGCCGCCACAACCAGCGCCAGCATCATGGCCACCAGCAGGACCTCCTTCCTCATCGCCATGGCCGTCGTCGTACGTTGGTCTGCTCCTCGCTCACTCTCGCAGTGGCAGGTGTTGAGTGTGATGGACTGCTACAATGGTGGTTTGGACTCCCGGTGTATTTATAGACGGCCACGCACCGTCCGATACTTCGCCAAGTATTTGGAGTGCTGGCAACCTAGCTAGCTAATTAAGAATCCACCTGTCGCGAGCCGGCTAGTTACTGAACTGCAGTACGTAGTTCGCCATGACTAGGGTCAGCAAAGAGGTTGATGCATGCATGGCTACACTTATGTAGTATGGACGTACCTAGTGCATTCAAATCCAGTCGGTAGGTCAGCCAAGTAGTTCGTCCATGTTGGCTGCCCGCTCGGTGCTGCCAAGGATTTGAAAATTGGACGAAAAAATGGTGAATGTGAAAAAGGTTTACGAAATTGACAAAATATATGAATTTAAAAATTATTTATgactttgattttttttttgaaaattgaacAAAAAAGTTC encodes the following:
- the LOC123108590 gene encoding non-specific lipid-transfer protein 2G-like, yielding MAMRKEVLLVAMMLALVVAAPGGALAACEVGQLTVCMPAITTGAKPSDACCGNLRAQQACFCQYAKDPSLARYITSA